The following proteins come from a genomic window of Musa acuminata AAA Group cultivar baxijiao chromosome BXJ1-7, Cavendish_Baxijiao_AAA, whole genome shotgun sequence:
- the LOC103991502 gene encoding carbon catabolite repressor protein 4 homolog 3 isoform X3 produces the protein MGYEVSWLGNAGAPLATSARRRPFSRRFSSKSISASSVDGVPGSAAPVDRRWYNPDRRKREFYSPPKPVRRWVQAEHTTLHDCPSKDSFVLLSYNILGEYNASKHHELYWNIPSDFMNWNSRKRLICHEIRRWNADLLCLQEVDRYEDISICIRRKGYVGGYKGRTGGAKDGCALFWKKERFKLLEVDNIEFRSFGLHNNVAQLFVLEVHRLLLKANALSEKWGGIPVVLAGDFNSTPESAIYEFLSTSKLNIALHGRKKVFRQDKCQFVLDDLPCLINDWTGENLTRAIVNSHDSLITHPLQLKSSYASVQRNASTRNSQGEPLATSCHSKFLGTVDYIWYSTGLACTRVLDTLPLDTLRKLGGLPCKDIGSDHLALVAEFKFTGGNELQQDRN, from the exons ATGGGCTACGAGGTTTCATGGCTGGGAAACGCCGGCGCCCCTCTCGCCACGTCGGCCCGACGTCGGCCCTTCAGTCGCCGCTTCTCCTCGAAGTCGATCTCCGCTAGCAGCGTCGACGGAGTGCCCGGGTCGGCGGCGCCCGTGGATCGACGCTGGTATAATCCAGACAGGAGGAAGAGAGAGTTTTATTCCCCTCCGAAACCCGTTCGGCGTTGGGTCCAAGCCGAGCACACGACGCTTCACGATTGCCCAAGCAAAG ACAGTTTTGTGCTTCTTTCATACAATATCTTGGGGGAATATAATGCTTCTAAACATCATGAGCTTTATTGGAATATTCCTTCTGATTTTATGAACTGGAACTCAAGGAAGAGGCTCATCTGCCATGAAATCAGAAGGTGGAATGCTGATTTACTTTGCCTTCAG GAAGTCGATAGGTATGAAGATATCTCTATATGTATAAGGAGAAAAGGTTATGTTGGCGgctataag GGACGCACTGGAGGGGCTAAGGATGGATGTGCTTTATTCTGGAAAAAAGAACG GTTCAAATTACTTGAGGTGGATAACATTGAGTTTAGGTCTTTCGGTCTGCATAATAATGTTGCTCAGCTCTTTGTCCTTGAG GTTCATAGACTCTTGCTGAAGGCAAATGCGCTTTCAGAAAAATGGGGTGGAATTCCTGTTGTGCTTGCTGGTGATTTTAATAGTACACCGGAG AGTGCAATCTATGAGTTTTTGTCAACATCTAAG CTGAACATTGCTTTGCACGGCAGAAAAAAAGTATTTAGGCAGGATAAATGTCAGTTTGTCCTAGATGATCTGCCTTG TTTAATCAATGATTGGACTGGTGAAAATTTGACAAGGGCAATTGTGAATTCACATGATTCACTAATTACACATCCATTGCAGCTGAAAAGCTCTTATGCTAGTGTTcag AGAAATGCAAGTACAAGAAATTCTCAGGGTGAACCACTAGCAACCAGCTGCCACTCCAAGTTTCTTGGGACTGTTGACTATATCTG GTACTCAACTGGACTTGCTTGTACCAGAGTTCTGGATACACTGCCCTTGGACACGCTAAGGAAGCTAGGTGGCCTACCTTGCAAG GATATTGGAAGTGATCACTTGGCTCTAGTAGCTGAGTTCAAATTCACAGGAGGCAATGAGTTACAACAGGATAGGAACTAA
- the LOC103991502 gene encoding carbon catabolite repressor protein 4 homolog 3 isoform X1 has product MGYEVSWLGNAGAPLATSARRRPFSRRFSSKSISASSVDGVPGSAAPVDRRWYNPDRRKREFYSPPKPVRRWVQAEHTTLHDCPSKDSFVLLSYNILGEYNASKHHELYWNIPSDFMNWNSRKRLICHEIRRWNADLLCLQEVDRYEDISICIRRKGYVGGYKGRTGGAKDGCALFWKKERFKLLEVDNIEFRSFGLHNNVAQLFVLELSEDDQRRVVVGNIHVLFNPKRGDVKFGQVHRLLLKANALSEKWGGIPVVLAGDFNSTPESAIYEFLSTSKLNIALHGRKKVFRQDKCQFVLDDLPCLINDWTGENLTRAIVNSHDSLITHPLQLKSSYASVQRNASTRNSQGEPLATSCHSKFLGTVDYIWYSTGLACTRVLDTLPLDTLRKLGGLPCKDIGSDHLALVAEFKFTGGNELQQDRN; this is encoded by the exons ATGGGCTACGAGGTTTCATGGCTGGGAAACGCCGGCGCCCCTCTCGCCACGTCGGCCCGACGTCGGCCCTTCAGTCGCCGCTTCTCCTCGAAGTCGATCTCCGCTAGCAGCGTCGACGGAGTGCCCGGGTCGGCGGCGCCCGTGGATCGACGCTGGTATAATCCAGACAGGAGGAAGAGAGAGTTTTATTCCCCTCCGAAACCCGTTCGGCGTTGGGTCCAAGCCGAGCACACGACGCTTCACGATTGCCCAAGCAAAG ACAGTTTTGTGCTTCTTTCATACAATATCTTGGGGGAATATAATGCTTCTAAACATCATGAGCTTTATTGGAATATTCCTTCTGATTTTATGAACTGGAACTCAAGGAAGAGGCTCATCTGCCATGAAATCAGAAGGTGGAATGCTGATTTACTTTGCCTTCAG GAAGTCGATAGGTATGAAGATATCTCTATATGTATAAGGAGAAAAGGTTATGTTGGCGgctataag GGACGCACTGGAGGGGCTAAGGATGGATGTGCTTTATTCTGGAAAAAAGAACG GTTCAAATTACTTGAGGTGGATAACATTGAGTTTAGGTCTTTCGGTCTGCATAATAATGTTGCTCAGCTCTTTGTCCTTGAG TTATCTGAAGATGATCAAAGGAGGGTAGTAGTTGGAAATATTCATGTACTATTTAATCCAAAGCGTGGAGATGTCAAGTTTGGACAG GTTCATAGACTCTTGCTGAAGGCAAATGCGCTTTCAGAAAAATGGGGTGGAATTCCTGTTGTGCTTGCTGGTGATTTTAATAGTACACCGGAG AGTGCAATCTATGAGTTTTTGTCAACATCTAAG CTGAACATTGCTTTGCACGGCAGAAAAAAAGTATTTAGGCAGGATAAATGTCAGTTTGTCCTAGATGATCTGCCTTG TTTAATCAATGATTGGACTGGTGAAAATTTGACAAGGGCAATTGTGAATTCACATGATTCACTAATTACACATCCATTGCAGCTGAAAAGCTCTTATGCTAGTGTTcag AGAAATGCAAGTACAAGAAATTCTCAGGGTGAACCACTAGCAACCAGCTGCCACTCCAAGTTTCTTGGGACTGTTGACTATATCTG GTACTCAACTGGACTTGCTTGTACCAGAGTTCTGGATACACTGCCCTTGGACACGCTAAGGAAGCTAGGTGGCCTACCTTGCAAG GATATTGGAAGTGATCACTTGGCTCTAGTAGCTGAGTTCAAATTCACAGGAGGCAATGAGTTACAACAGGATAGGAACTAA
- the LOC103991502 gene encoding carbon catabolite repressor protein 4 homolog 3 isoform X5 translates to MNWNSRKRLICHEIRRWNADLLCLQEVDRYEDISICIRRKGYVGGYKGRTGGAKDGCALFWKKERFKLLEVDNIEFRSFGLHNNVAQLFVLELSEDDQRRVVVGNIHVLFNPKRGDVKFGQVHRLLLKANALSEKWGGIPVVLAGDFNSTPESAIYEFLSTSKLNIALHGRKKVFRQDKCQFVLDDLPCLINDWTGENLTRAIVNSHDSLITHPLQLKSSYASVQRNASTRNSQGEPLATSCHSKFLGTVDYIWYSTGLACTRVLDTLPLDTLRKLGGLPCKDIGSDHLALVAEFKFTGGNELQQDRN, encoded by the exons ATGAACTGGAACTCAAGGAAGAGGCTCATCTGCCATGAAATCAGAAGGTGGAATGCTGATTTACTTTGCCTTCAG GAAGTCGATAGGTATGAAGATATCTCTATATGTATAAGGAGAAAAGGTTATGTTGGCGgctataag GGACGCACTGGAGGGGCTAAGGATGGATGTGCTTTATTCTGGAAAAAAGAACG GTTCAAATTACTTGAGGTGGATAACATTGAGTTTAGGTCTTTCGGTCTGCATAATAATGTTGCTCAGCTCTTTGTCCTTGAG TTATCTGAAGATGATCAAAGGAGGGTAGTAGTTGGAAATATTCATGTACTATTTAATCCAAAGCGTGGAGATGTCAAGTTTGGACAG GTTCATAGACTCTTGCTGAAGGCAAATGCGCTTTCAGAAAAATGGGGTGGAATTCCTGTTGTGCTTGCTGGTGATTTTAATAGTACACCGGAG AGTGCAATCTATGAGTTTTTGTCAACATCTAAG CTGAACATTGCTTTGCACGGCAGAAAAAAAGTATTTAGGCAGGATAAATGTCAGTTTGTCCTAGATGATCTGCCTTG TTTAATCAATGATTGGACTGGTGAAAATTTGACAAGGGCAATTGTGAATTCACATGATTCACTAATTACACATCCATTGCAGCTGAAAAGCTCTTATGCTAGTGTTcag AGAAATGCAAGTACAAGAAATTCTCAGGGTGAACCACTAGCAACCAGCTGCCACTCCAAGTTTCTTGGGACTGTTGACTATATCTG GTACTCAACTGGACTTGCTTGTACCAGAGTTCTGGATACACTGCCCTTGGACACGCTAAGGAAGCTAGGTGGCCTACCTTGCAAG GATATTGGAAGTGATCACTTGGCTCTAGTAGCTGAGTTCAAATTCACAGGAGGCAATGAGTTACAACAGGATAGGAACTAA
- the LOC103991502 gene encoding carbon catabolite repressor protein 4 homolog 3 isoform X2 gives MGYEVSWLGNAGAPLATSARRRPFSRRFSSKSISASSVDGVPGSAAPVDRRWYNPDRRKREFYSPPKPVRRWVQAEHTTLHDCPSKDSFVLLSYNILGEYNASKHHELYWNIPSDFMNWNSRKRLICHEIRRWNADLLCLQEVDRYEDISICIRRKGYVGGYKGRTGGAKDGCALFWKKERQLSEDDQRRVVVGNIHVLFNPKRGDVKFGQVHRLLLKANALSEKWGGIPVVLAGDFNSTPESAIYEFLSTSKLNIALHGRKKVFRQDKCQFVLDDLPCLINDWTGENLTRAIVNSHDSLITHPLQLKSSYASVQRNASTRNSQGEPLATSCHSKFLGTVDYIWYSTGLACTRVLDTLPLDTLRKLGGLPCKDIGSDHLALVAEFKFTGGNELQQDRN, from the exons ATGGGCTACGAGGTTTCATGGCTGGGAAACGCCGGCGCCCCTCTCGCCACGTCGGCCCGACGTCGGCCCTTCAGTCGCCGCTTCTCCTCGAAGTCGATCTCCGCTAGCAGCGTCGACGGAGTGCCCGGGTCGGCGGCGCCCGTGGATCGACGCTGGTATAATCCAGACAGGAGGAAGAGAGAGTTTTATTCCCCTCCGAAACCCGTTCGGCGTTGGGTCCAAGCCGAGCACACGACGCTTCACGATTGCCCAAGCAAAG ACAGTTTTGTGCTTCTTTCATACAATATCTTGGGGGAATATAATGCTTCTAAACATCATGAGCTTTATTGGAATATTCCTTCTGATTTTATGAACTGGAACTCAAGGAAGAGGCTCATCTGCCATGAAATCAGAAGGTGGAATGCTGATTTACTTTGCCTTCAG GAAGTCGATAGGTATGAAGATATCTCTATATGTATAAGGAGAAAAGGTTATGTTGGCGgctataag GGACGCACTGGAGGGGCTAAGGATGGATGTGCTTTATTCTGGAAAAAAGAACG GCAGTTATCTGAAGATGATCAAAGGAGGGTAGTAGTTGGAAATATTCATGTACTATTTAATCCAAAGCGTGGAGATGTCAAGTTTGGACAG GTTCATAGACTCTTGCTGAAGGCAAATGCGCTTTCAGAAAAATGGGGTGGAATTCCTGTTGTGCTTGCTGGTGATTTTAATAGTACACCGGAG AGTGCAATCTATGAGTTTTTGTCAACATCTAAG CTGAACATTGCTTTGCACGGCAGAAAAAAAGTATTTAGGCAGGATAAATGTCAGTTTGTCCTAGATGATCTGCCTTG TTTAATCAATGATTGGACTGGTGAAAATTTGACAAGGGCAATTGTGAATTCACATGATTCACTAATTACACATCCATTGCAGCTGAAAAGCTCTTATGCTAGTGTTcag AGAAATGCAAGTACAAGAAATTCTCAGGGTGAACCACTAGCAACCAGCTGCCACTCCAAGTTTCTTGGGACTGTTGACTATATCTG GTACTCAACTGGACTTGCTTGTACCAGAGTTCTGGATACACTGCCCTTGGACACGCTAAGGAAGCTAGGTGGCCTACCTTGCAAG GATATTGGAAGTGATCACTTGGCTCTAGTAGCTGAGTTCAAATTCACAGGAGGCAATGAGTTACAACAGGATAGGAACTAA
- the LOC103991502 gene encoding carbon catabolite repressor protein 4 homolog 3 isoform X4: protein MGYEVSWLGNAGAPLATSARRRPFSRRFSSKSISASSVDGVPGSAAPVDRRWYNPDRRKREFYSPPKPVRRWVQAEHTTLHDCPSKDSFVLLSYNILGEYNASKHHELYWNIPSDFMNWNSRKRLICHEIRRWNADLLCLQEVDRYEDISICIRRKGYVGGYKGRTGGAKDGCALFWKKERFKLLEVDNIEFRSFGLHNNVAQLFVLELSEDDQRRVVVGNIHVLFNPKRGDVKFGQVHRLLLKANALSEKWGGIPVVLAGDFNSTPESAIYEFLSTSKLNIALHGRKKVFRQDKCQFVLDDLPCLINDWTGENLTRAIVNSHDSLITHPLQLKSSYASVQRNASTRNSQGEPLATSCHSKFLGTVDYICEGTQLDLLVPEFWIHCPWTR from the exons ATGGGCTACGAGGTTTCATGGCTGGGAAACGCCGGCGCCCCTCTCGCCACGTCGGCCCGACGTCGGCCCTTCAGTCGCCGCTTCTCCTCGAAGTCGATCTCCGCTAGCAGCGTCGACGGAGTGCCCGGGTCGGCGGCGCCCGTGGATCGACGCTGGTATAATCCAGACAGGAGGAAGAGAGAGTTTTATTCCCCTCCGAAACCCGTTCGGCGTTGGGTCCAAGCCGAGCACACGACGCTTCACGATTGCCCAAGCAAAG ACAGTTTTGTGCTTCTTTCATACAATATCTTGGGGGAATATAATGCTTCTAAACATCATGAGCTTTATTGGAATATTCCTTCTGATTTTATGAACTGGAACTCAAGGAAGAGGCTCATCTGCCATGAAATCAGAAGGTGGAATGCTGATTTACTTTGCCTTCAG GAAGTCGATAGGTATGAAGATATCTCTATATGTATAAGGAGAAAAGGTTATGTTGGCGgctataag GGACGCACTGGAGGGGCTAAGGATGGATGTGCTTTATTCTGGAAAAAAGAACG GTTCAAATTACTTGAGGTGGATAACATTGAGTTTAGGTCTTTCGGTCTGCATAATAATGTTGCTCAGCTCTTTGTCCTTGAG TTATCTGAAGATGATCAAAGGAGGGTAGTAGTTGGAAATATTCATGTACTATTTAATCCAAAGCGTGGAGATGTCAAGTTTGGACAG GTTCATAGACTCTTGCTGAAGGCAAATGCGCTTTCAGAAAAATGGGGTGGAATTCCTGTTGTGCTTGCTGGTGATTTTAATAGTACACCGGAG AGTGCAATCTATGAGTTTTTGTCAACATCTAAG CTGAACATTGCTTTGCACGGCAGAAAAAAAGTATTTAGGCAGGATAAATGTCAGTTTGTCCTAGATGATCTGCCTTG TTTAATCAATGATTGGACTGGTGAAAATTTGACAAGGGCAATTGTGAATTCACATGATTCACTAATTACACATCCATTGCAGCTGAAAAGCTCTTATGCTAGTGTTcag AGAAATGCAAGTACAAGAAATTCTCAGGGTGAACCACTAGCAACCAGCTGCCACTCCAAGTTTCTTGGGACTGTTGACTATATCTG TGAAGGTACTCAACTGGACTTGCTTGTACCAGAGTTCTGGATACACTGCCCTTGGACACGCTAA